In Mycteria americana isolate JAX WOST 10 ecotype Jacksonville Zoo and Gardens chromosome 3, USCA_MyAme_1.0, whole genome shotgun sequence, a single genomic region encodes these proteins:
- the LOC142407596 gene encoding small basic protein 1-like produces the protein MRVLCMVFAVLLLFSLATPGYGQLKGTCGGYCSYLCAKRDEWTFSQSCGKMYCCIPPPKKGK, from the exons ATGAGGGTGCTCTGCATGGTCTTTGCTGtgctcctgcttttctccttGGCCACCCCAG GGTACGGGCAGCTTAAGGGCACTTGTGGTGGGTACTGTTCCTACCTGTGTGCCAAAAGGGACGAGTGGACTTTCAGCCAGTCCTGCGGGAAGATGTACTGCTGCATCCCCCCACCCAAAAAGGGAAAATGA